A window of Ananas comosus cultivar F153 linkage group 11, ASM154086v1, whole genome shotgun sequence genomic DNA:
ttgggcggacaggggaaactctgttcgttcggcgtctgattgacgtgctcgggtcgggccaaattggtatcggtcccgggtcGTGACATGTACACCTATATTGTTGTAGTgttccttcgcattcggtgagttttcttcacctttgcttgagttgcttaatgtttaaGCAAtgggttgttcgtaacgttcttgtgtctctcttttctatacctttagggtgctaggagagtagtgggcaacttcgttcggcgaaacgaagggttgcgagagtcacggtgggtttgacttcatggaatAGAGGAGAAATGTCTCCTATGTGATTTGTACTCGTCGTTTCATCGAAAtgtatgcatattcatgctagataggatttttatgaattttagaatacttaaaatatatgtgttatgtatcatgaaaattcaactctatatagcAGAGCCTTATGTGGATTATACACGCATGTGAGTCGTATTCTTTCTTGTGGATTGGAAACTTGTCTCATATAATGAAAATGACTCGAATTATGTATTCCTAAACACTAAACTCATGCTTagacttagtggacaaaagtaccataaaggggcacccgacttagtaaactgtgaaactgcaacatagagacatagtgacaggccatttggacatcgactatattctatattttagacatgatgacatagtgataggccattgagatatttgctccatttcatattttagacatgatgacttgaaacttgagacggacttttacgcttgcttgccattgtgctaattcgcacatgcttgtgagggtcgcaccccacaagccggcactccgaagataGCCATcacgacacatgctcgcccatgcgggattgggcgccgaaatgggatgttGTAAGGtatcgaacttctaaaattataaagttatgGTGTGCATTttgttggaaagccatttgaatggttccggtgaagttcggtgaagttcgggagcattcgagtGCTTCGGTGCGCttagggcgcgaaaacggagccccaaaggctatgttggaccatggactaaatccggcaaatgcgtggatgaaaagatggtttaaatacgctcgaaaacatgttttgaaagtctcagttcgatttgaaatgaatcggaggcctaacgagtgaaaacgagcgaaaacggaccaaaAGCTAaaattgctgaaaatttggctaagtccttgaaaatgctgattttctggacctacggggttcGAACCCTGGCTTCAGGATCCGAACCATGAACCCAAAAAATGCCTTGTTTGAGTGGCAAACTTGTAATTGTTGGTGGGAGGTTTGACCATAAAGGGGGCTTCatcccctctcttcttcctcccttAACCGaacacacgcacacacattggtagagagagaagctctctcctctctctaaatCTATCCCTTATCTCTCAAGAACTCTCTCCCAAACCTTGGGATTTGGAGGAGGAGTCAAGAAGGTGgattttcttcctcttcatcttcttccttggcccAAGAGCAAGCTTCTAAAGGTAAGCTTGATGCTCTTTAATGGTGAtttcttagggtttggtttatatactctaagaatggtttagatggaatcctagcatgctaaaaaGATAGAAAATACTTGAATCATGAGTCAATTTGAAGTAttttgcaattgtggcatcTAGAGCTCCAAAATGTGGTTTTGAtatatagatgggtttgatctaaattaattctccgtaaacctaattgctaggtattatgacgcgttggcgaagtcggttcggcgattcgttgagccagtgcaaagatattgaagaaacggacggtttagcttcgtttccgcctgtaGGGcagaggcgacgtccataaatcgtgaaaatggatcccgagcaccgtagcacATAACAGAAGACCTATAATTTGCGGGGCTGTGAAGCGGCGCACGATTGGTGCGCAATTGCGAGTTCAGGCCGAGTCGGATAGCGGGTGCcacgggcggccgattgcaagtgactgcGAGCAATCAGAGagtaagttaaggtgggttgtgctcaccgaagcgactaggtcgtcATTATGTCTGAGAGAAATGTGAATtcgtgttgatgcatataaatgctagataattgcaTGATGGCATGATGCTAGGAGAAGCATAATAACATAATGCTAgataatgaatgcatgattgCATGTTAGTATATATGCATAGTGGAATAAATGCTAGTTACATGTTAGCATTGTGAGATCATGTTAGAGAGCATACATATGAATATATTGTTGGTTATGTTAGACAAGATGCATGTTAGATTTGtaaactcgatgtggacaactaggatgtcaagtagatcgagtggcattgaacctagtgtcgtgaacataggtcgaacacgagtggcatctaacctagtgttattaaatatAGGTTGATCATGAatgatattgaacctagtgttagtaaacataggttgaacaagtgaacctagagtcaagatctaggtgagtggcatcaaacctagtgttaaaaaacataggttatggattgaacctagagttaaagtaaacctagatTATGTGATAgagacattgaacctagagtcaagaggacctaggtagtaaagaacaatggacctagataggtcgatactatagggtttgagaccaacccttgagctatgtgaagtggattccggaatccctaggaaaTGAAAGCTGCTAGTGTAGCGAATAAGATTTGCGACTGAGCGCAAGTGAATCCTAActgcgggtatgttggttctcctcgcccgacagtgattcaacgggtatgttggttctcctcgcccggtaagTGTATTGGCATAAATAGAATCCTATCTGccggtatgttggttctcctcgcccggcagtgattcaacgggtatgttggttctcctcgcccggtatgccatgagCTTGAGCTTGAaatgggtatgttggttctcctcgcccatttagcttattggatgatgccgcctagattgacttgaaTCATTGCTAGGTAAGAGCGATGTGGTCACTGCCAGATGACTAAGTCAcaacttgagccattgttgggtgtGATGCGATGAGTTCACCACTcgatggctaagtcatgacttgagtcgtTGTTGGGTTCAATGCGATGAGTTcaccgccagatggttaagtcaaGAGGTGCGGTGGGCTGTGATGACAGCTAGGCTGTGGTAGAGATGCAGCTAGTGCGAGGTAGTCCgcgatgattgactcgaggccaaGTCGGGTGGATAGTAGAAACCTTAAAGGCTAGTGATATATGATATGATCTAAGGTAGTAGAGACCTTAAACACTAGTGGAGGTCGAGCTGTGGaactaaggtaatagagaccttagaagctagttggaCATGAGCTAGTTAGCGTGATAGAAGTAGAATCGATAGATTTACTTCTTGGGTTGCATTGTTGCATAAATTGCATATGAAATAGCATtattgcatttgtgaggcaaagcatgatatatgttagttgcatttaaattatgatttcatatttatttattgaactaacatgttgttgcctcccttggacctactagttgagctttttccttgggtggctgtacccactgggaaccatagagttggttctcatCCCACGTTGTTTTgaggtgttacaggttcgcacgtgagcggcgcggcggcgcgaggcaagggcgtagctccatagatagcgccctatcccagagaccagagatagcggtaccccaaGTCGGCATAGCCTATGGGTATAGGAAAGGGAAAGGAacacaatgtatcaatttgtaatattaattgtaataacttaattgcatttgaaagttgaatgtaatgtaaaaatgaatctaatgggaatgcttgtaataacataggatgtgttatgttgtttgataccttccttatgcaatcttccttgaatactgttcctagttggaacctcttgtattgtattgattacGACGcttaggacgtacaggggagactctatccgttcggcggtctgtcggtgtGCCCaaacccggccaaataggcggggcctcggggcgtgacagatgccgtgggggaggctcattcctagagcggggatgttgactaccacgggttCATTAgacacggcgcaggccggactacccacgggtaggtcctacaggattggaaCATCGGTGACTTAGTATACCGAGTGgatattgactagaatagtaaacaatgacattttactatttagcttgtggacattatgttaaTTATACCCTTGTACATTCATATTACAGTAGCTTTATTACtcatgcaaattcatgctaagtagagatatcatgttatagTAAGCTTTCATGTTAGTAGCTTATGGTTTATTTCATACTTGTACTTAACCCCCCCTTTCAGCTTTTGaacctagtggcgcatttcactgaagtcagtaattgcccactaggaactattatttaatagttctcacgccctctgttttatggttttatttcagagccttcagcaccggtggaggcacagGATCGCTGCAAAGGGGTCGCGTAGCTAGATAGCAgagcttgcttttgctcttaggtggtttactctcttttgtgttttggtgagggagagttttgtttctatgtatagagaccaccattgtattactcttagcacttgtatttggatttcagttgtactactttatagttcttttcttagtggatttagccttttgtttatttctctattgtagaatcTAGTTGCACTTtactctgatacttctagatgtccttctactattgctttatttactgtTCTATCgcagacgccttatatgttttagacatatggcgagtCTAGACACGTGCCGAGCAGGCTTCCGCTgaatcccggggcgtgacattatcaCACTCATGCCTCACTTTAATCAATTCGATCAATGTTATATAGCATCGCGACTCGGGGAGTCGGTATATTATAGGATGTCATTACATTATGTCAGTTAATTATGAGCAATGTGACTTGTTAATCAACCTTTTGATATATCTCTTGGAATATTATCATCAACAGACAGAATAATTTTTccatatcaattttattattctctacTTTTTAAGTACgaaaaaatcaaaagagataATTAAACTCTAAAATAGACTTTTGTGAGATATACATTGCTTAATTCATACAAACGacatttctcttatttattaCAACTATCACAAGTTTTCCCACAGGCACGAACATAATTAAATGAGACATCAAATAAATAGACTATGTAATTAAGTAAAGCCAATGCATAAATATTCTTCGAGTTTAacaattgattatttttttatttttcatttttcacgcACATCTAAACTAacgaaaagggaaaaaaaaaaaaaaaaaaaaaaaaaaaaaaaaaagagcatcaAATGGTGACACTCGTAGACATGCATTTTAGGCACACAAGAAATTTTTGATTGGGCGACTACCATTGCAAgattccattttttttctttctttcgcCTGCACTTCGCGACTCAACACTAGTTCTTGAAAATTCGTGCACATCTATGTAAACCTGTTGCATGTAGCAAAGTAGTTGGTCAGATTAAtatcacagagagagagagagagagagagagagtaactaAACATACGTGTGCAAGGAGGATGGACTAGTCCATGGAATAGCAACAAAGCTTGAAGGAATCCAAGTTATGATGGAACAAGGGCACAAACGCATCAATGCTCCCGTCTCCAATGAAGGATGGCAAGAGTATAAGCAGCCTCTCCACAGGAAGATAAGAGGGTACGAAGTAGTACGGGCCACCCCCACCAAAATTCAGGTCGTAGAAGGGAAACCTTGTCCAGCAATCCACCTCTAGGTTAGGGCACAACACCATCTCATCCGCATCAGCAGTCGGCATCAGACCCTCCTCCTCGACCACTCCAGAGCTTGAAAAGTCTATAAACGACTTCAAATAGCTGTCCTCCACCTTggcgatgtcacgccccgccccgaaaccactaccaatttggcacggttcggccgcggcgacggaccgccgaacggacagcacctcccctgcccgctcaaggctcaacaacaggaatgtgtacaagaatttacccaggaatttaaattctaaacatacacattcaacgagggcacaaatagtgccaacaaccagaagagcaagtaatccacgaggtaaacaagtgaaataaagagagtaatttactaactattacattagttacattcattacatcatttttcatccaaaatacatagctctccaacctcacctacaagaatctctctcaatacataggtgactaatgcaaaaaggaaagctactatactaccacggtctcactggtcgggcgcgacgcccttgccgcggtcctctctctgcagccctgaacctaccactggaaatagagtggggtgagaactatcttccatagttcccagtgggctcggccgccgactctgccgatctccccactaggtccaagtgggcacaagtaacaacaNCCTGTTGCATGTAGCAAAGTATTTGGTCAGGTTAATATcacagaagagagagagagagagagagagagagagagagagtaactaAACATACGTGTGCAAGAAGGATGGACTAGTCCATGGAATAGCAACAAAGCTTGAAGGAATCCAAGTTATGATGGAACAAGGGCACAAACGCATCAATGCTCCCGTCTCCAATGAAGGATGGCAAGAGTATAAGCAGCCCCTCCACAGGAAGATAAGAGGGTACGAAGTAGTACGGGCTACCCCCGCCAAAATCCAGGTCGTAGAAGGGAAACCTTGTCCAGGAATCCACCTCTAGGTTAGGGCACAGCACCATCTCATCCGCATCAGCAGTCGGCATCAGACCCTCCTCCTCGGCCGCTCCAGAGCTCGAAAAGTCTATAAACGACTTGAAATAGCTATCCTCCACCTTGGCGACTTCTGTGCGGATGAGATCCGCAGCATACTGGAGCGGCCTCTTCATCAGCTCCCGCACGTTGGCGCGCGGGAAGGCCCAAAGGACTAGGTTGCCTGAGTACCCATCAGGCACAGCTGGGATCATCCTCCTGCGTCCGTCCACGGCAATTCGTACGTGGGTGGTCTCGCAACCGTTGAGGCCTCGCGCCTTCGTCACGATCCTCCATAAATGAGCCACCAAGCACTGGAACGTAGTATATGGCTGGTCTCTCCCCACGGACGCCGTGGCCTTGAGCTTGGAGAGGAACTCCTTAGTAAAGTGTGCCTTGTGAATGACCACCTCATTCTTTAGTGGGTTCTCCATGTTGCTGTCTCTACTCTTCTTGCTCTTGAACTCCACACCACGATGCTCAAACTCGAGCTGTGGCGGCTGACGGGGGACAAAGAGCGAGGTGCGGTCGTGCAGCGGGAGGGGGCTGATGGATAGTCCGCGTGATGCGAGGCCCCACGAGACCAAGAAGTTGCTGGTGGCATGGCCATCGGCGATAATGTGGTGCGATGAGAACCCCAGAACCAGAGATCCGCAAGTGAACCTCGTGAGCTGGACCAACAGCAGCTCCTCCACACCGTCGGCACTCGGATGAAAGTCCAGCAGAGAAGGAGAGGGCTTGAAGGGCATGGCATTGCTGAGGATGGTGTCCACAGATGCCTCGACAAACCGCACCCCTTCATCGTTAAGGAGTATTACTCGGTTGCCTTCGGAGTCCTCCCCGAACCTACCAGCGTACTCTCTATATTCTGCTAGCACCTTCGCGAGCCCCTCCTCGATCATGGAGTTGGGAGGAGTCGGCGGGCGAAATGCATAGATGACAGCAATGTGTGTATCGAAGGTGACCTTGTCGAACACACTCAGTGCAATGTGTTGAGTGATCGTAAGTGGAGGGCAAATATGATCAGCATTGTGTGCAGGCTTGATGATTCTCGAGCTCTCCACTACCACCTTCATGGAGAATTGGTTGAGCTTAACTAGAGATAGGACGGAAATATAAAGCTAAGTGAGATAGATATATTGCTCTATCCCATAAGCTGTGCACACATGGGCATAAATAAGATAGTGGTGTCCGGTAGTTGCCAATGAGAAGCGGCTTCTAGGAGGAGAATGACGCTGCCTAATCAACTCATAGCACCGTAAGGTGATTTTCAGATCTATGAGGGTGAAATCCGTACATGCAATTAAAGATAACGTTAATTG
This region includes:
- the LOC109717720 gene encoding agmatine coumaroyltransferase-2-like, with translation MKVVVESSRIIKPAHNADHICPPLTITQHIALSVFDKVTFDTHIAVIYAFRPPTPPNSMIEEGLAKVLAEYREYAGRFGEDSEGNRVILLNDEGVRFVEASVDTILSNAMPFKPSPSLLDFHPSADGVEELLLVQLTRFTCGSLVLGFSSHHIIADGHATSNFLVSWGLASRGLSISPLPLHDRTSLFVPRQPPQLEFEHRGVEFKSKKSRDSNMENPLKNEVVIHKAHFTKEFLSKLKATASVGRDQPYTTFQCLVAHLWRIVTKARGLNGCETTHVRIAVDGRRRMIPAVPDGYSGNLVLWAFPRANVRELMKRPLQYAADLIRTEVAKVEDSYFKSFIDFSSSGAAEEEGLMPTADADEMVLCPNLEVDSWTRFPFYDLDFGGGSPYYFVPSYLPVEGLLILLPSFIGDGSIDAFVPLFHHNLDSFKLCCYSMD